A section of the Carassius auratus strain Wakin unplaced genomic scaffold, ASM336829v1 scaf_tig00008058, whole genome shotgun sequence genome encodes:
- the fxn gene encoding frataxin, mitochondrial, which yields MSRLTKCYCHLLSLSSTWKCHQQASRLSTMRSGLYLICGGRFRSISSPKTVTRTSVCGGHSQWFDWILKKRELHLSAPLGEKNALHFRELTETEYERLAEETLDALADYFEDLTDESFTGMDYDIVFSNGVLTMKVGSDLGTYVINKQTPNRQIWLSSPISGPKRYDWTGERWVYAHDGMALHNLLSEELSVIFKSNIDLSHLIHS from the exons ATGTCAAGGTTAACTAAATGTTATTGTCATCTGCTTAGCTTGAGCTCCACATGGAAATGTCACCAACAAGCCTCCAGACTGTCAACAATGAGAAGTGGACTTTAT TTGATATGTGGTGGCAGATTTAGGAGTATTTCTTCACCAAAGACCGTTACAAGGACCAGTGTATGTGGAGGACATTCACAG TGGTTTGATTGGATTCTGAAGAAAAGAGAACTCCATTTAAGCGCACCGCTTGGAGAAAAAAATGCACTTCACTTCAG AGAACTAACAGAGACAGAATATGAGAGACTGGCAGAAGAGACACTGGACGCATTGGCTGACTATTTTGAAGACCTCACAGATGAGAGCTTCACTGGAATGGACTATGACATTGTCTTCTCT AATGGAGTGCTGACAATGAAAGTGGGCTCTGACCTCGGTACATACGTTATCAACAAACAGACACCCAACCGACAGATTTGGCTGTCCTCGCCGATAAG CGGTCCAAAGCGCTATGATTGGACGGGAGAGCGATGGGTGTACGCTCACGATGGCATGGCATTGCATAATCTGCTCTCCGAAGAGTTGTCTGTCATCTTCAAATCAAATATAGACCTGTCACATCTCATCCATTCATGA